A region from the Vicia villosa cultivar HV-30 ecotype Madison, WI linkage group LG3, Vvil1.0, whole genome shotgun sequence genome encodes:
- the LOC131660837 gene encoding metal transporter Nramp2-like, translating into MSGPSREEDSKVDEREHKEGEGNRLLELDGESETEEEGEAAYESGEKIVVVDFEFDSVDDSAVPPFSWKKLWMFTGPGFLMSIAFLDPGNLEGDLQAGAIAGYSLLWLLMWATFMGLLIQLLSARVGVATGRHLAELCRDEYPNWARYVLWFMAELALIGADIQEVIGSAIAIQILSRGVLPLWAGVLITASDCFFFLFLENYGVRKLEAAFAVLIATMAISFAWMFGDTKPSGKELLMGILIPRLSSKTIRQAVGVVGCVIMPHNVFLHSALVQSRKIDPLKKGRVQEALNYYNIESTVALSVTFMINLFVTTVFAKGFYGTKQANSIGLVNAGQYLEEKYGGGLFPILYIWGIGLLAAGQSSTITGTYAGQFIMGGFLNLRLKKWLRALITRSCAIVPTIIVAIVYNSSEASLDVLNEWLNVLQSVQIPFALIPLLTLVSKERIMGSFKIGHVLERVAWTVAALIIVINGYLLVDFFLSEVNGLLFGFVACSCTVLYIAFIVYLISRSGALPSALVDRLPKGFYVPEN; encoded by the exons ATGAGTGGTCCGTCGCGAGAAGAGGATTCAAAGGTAGACGAGAGAGAACACAAAGAAGGagaaggtaaccggttactggaacTAGACGGTGAATCGGAGACGGAGGAGGAGGGTGAAGCAGCGTATGAATCCGGTGAGAAAATCGTGGTGGTGGATTTCGAATTCGATTCGGTGGACGATTCCGCGGTTCCTCCTTTTTCATGGAAGAAGCTATGGATGTTCACTGGACCTGGATTCTTGATGAGTATAGCTTTTCTGGATCCGGGGAATCTCGAAGGGGATCTGCAGGCCGGAGCGATTGCCGGATATTCGCTGTTGTGGTTGTTGATGTGGGCGACTTTCATGGGGTTGTTGATTCAGCTGCTTTCTGCGAGGGTTGGTGTTGCTACTGGTCGTCATCTCGCTGAGCTTTGTAGGGACGAGTACCCGAATTGGGCTCGGTATGTGCTTTGGTTTATGGCGGAATTGGCTTTGATTGGGGCTGATATTCAAGAGGTTATTGGGAGTGCTATTGCTATTCAGATTCTTAGCCGGGGTGTTTTGCCGCTTTGGGCTGGTGTTCttatcactgcttctgattg ctttttctttctatttcttgAGAACTACGGAGTAAGGAAGTTGGAAGCTGCTTTTGCAGTTCTCATTGCTACCATGGCTATTTCCTTTGCCTGGATGTTTGGTGACACAAAACCTAGTGGAAAAGAGCTCTTGATGG GTATTTTGATTCCAAGACTTAGCTCAAAAACAATTCGTCAGGCTGTGGGCGTTGTGGGATGTGTCATTATGCCTCACAATGTATTTCTGCATTCTGCTTTAGTTCAGTCAAGGAAGATTGACCCACTTAAGAAAGGCCGGGTACAGGAGGCTCTTAATTACTATAATATTGAGTCAACGGTTGCACTTTCAGTCACATTCATGATCAATCTGTTTGTCACGACAGTTTTTGCCAAGGGTTTCTATGGTACAAAGCAGGCAAATAGCATAGGATTGGTGAATGCAGGGCAGTATCTTGAGGAAAAATATGGAGGAGGACTCTTCCCTATTCTTTATATATGGGGAATTGGGTTATTGGCGGCTGGACAAAGTAGCACTATCACCGGCACATATGCCGGGCAATTCATAATGGGGGGTTTCCTCAACCTTCGATTGAAGAAATGGTTGAGAGCATTGATCACCCGGAGTTGTGCAATCGTGCCAACTATAATTGTAGCTATTGTTTATAACAGCTCAGAAGCCTCATtagatgttttgaatgaatgGCTTAATGTGCTTCAGTCCGTACAAATTCCCTTTGCATTGATTCCCCTTCTCACGTTGGTCTCAAAAGAGCGTATCATGGGGTCCTTTAAGATTGGGCATGTTCTTGAG aGGGTCGCATGGACGGTTGCTGCACTGATAATAGTAATTAATGGTTATCTCTTGGTAGATTTCTTCCTTTCCGAGGTGAACGGCCTATTGTTTGGTTTTGTAGCCTGCTCTTGCACAGTTTTATACATTGCATTCATTGTATATTTAATTTCACGAAGTGGCGCTCTTCCTTCCGCATTGGTGGATCGACTTCCAAAGGGATTTTATGTTCCTGAGAACTGA